A DNA window from Daucus carota subsp. sativus chromosome 3, DH1 v3.0, whole genome shotgun sequence contains the following coding sequences:
- the LOC108215346 gene encoding esculetin O-methyltransferase-like: MTLTTEMNPKVQTEGEEEGAYMFAMQLVGASFLPMVLMSAIELDLLEAISKAGPGAYVSPSELADQLPSSQQGTPVMLDRILRFLASYSVLECRIRESTDGHIERLYGLAPVCKFFVKSSDGVSMAPYLLMNHDKIFMETWYHLKDAVLDGGIAFEKAHGMNVFEYNRKDPRFSQVFNQAMSSHSTLTMKKILQTYNGFEGLTTLVDVGGGTGATLSMIISSYPAIKGINFDLPNVVKDAPPYPGVEHVGGDMFVSVPRGDAIFMKYVCHNWSDERCLKLLKNCYQALTKKGKVIIVESISQEVPDSDIATKHVYDIDVAMLTRTPSGKERTENEFAALIKDAGFTGYSKASCGYNISVMELYK, encoded by the exons ATGACTTTAACGACTGAAATGAACCCGAAAGTACAAACAGAGGGAGAGGAAGAAGGAGCTTACATGTTTGCCATGCAGTTAGTAGGTGCTTCCTTTCTGCCCATGGTACTAATGTCAGCAATTGAATTGGACCTTCTGGAAGCCATTTCTAAGGCTGGTCCAGGCGCTTATGTATCGCCTTCCGAGCTAGCGGATCAGCTTCCGTCCAGCCAACAAGGCACACCAGTCATGCTAGACCGTATCCTCCGGTTCCTAGCTAGTTACTCTGTGCTCGAGTGTAGAATTCGTGAGTCGACGGATGGTCATATTGAGCGCCTTTACGGCTTGGCCCCGGTGTGCAAGTTTTTTGTTAAAAGCTCCGATGGTGTGTCCATGGCTCCGTATTTGCTCATGAATCATGACAAAATCTTTATGGAGACCTG GTACCATTTGAAAGACGCGGTACTTGATGGCGGAATAGCTTTTGAGAAAGCTCACGGAATGAATGTATTTGAGTACAACCGCAAAGACCCCAGATTTAGCCAAGTCTTCAACCAGGCAATGTCTAGCCATTCTACCCTTACCATGAAGAAAATCTTGCAAACCTATAACGGTTTCGAAGGCCTGACAACTTTGGTGGATGTCGGCGGAGGCACGGGGGCCACCCTAAGTATGATCATCTCTAGTTACCCTGCTATCAAAGGGATTAACTTTGATCTCCCCAATGTTGTCAAAGATGCTCCACCTTATCCag GTGTGGAGCATGTCGGGGGTGACATGTTTGTTAGTGTGCCGAGAGGGGATGCTATTTTCATGAAG TACGTATGTCATAACTGGAGCGATGAACGATGCTTGAAGTTGTTGAAGAATTGCTATCAAGCACTTACGAAGAAAGGGAAAGTGATAATTGTAGAATCAATTTCGCAGGAGGTACCGGACTCTGACATTGCAACAAAACATGTGTATGATATCGATGTTGCAATGCTGACACGAACTCCTAGTGGAAAAGAGAGAACTGAGAACGAGTTCGCGGCCTTGATCAAAGATGCTGGATTCACAGGTTATAGCAAAGCCTCATGTGGTTATAACATCTCGGTCATGGAATTATACAAATAG
- the LOC108215347 gene encoding esculetin O-methyltransferase-like, which yields MNSTTEMNLKVEAQGEEEGEYMFAMHILGGSFLPMVLMSAVQLDLLETMARAGPGTYVSPSELAKQLPSSHQHTPVMLDRILRFLATYSVLSCRICESAHGQIERLYALNPVCKFFTKSSQGASLVPYLLMNCDKIFNEPWYHLKDAVLDGGIPFQKAHDMTLYEYNGKDLRFSQLFNHAMSTHSTLNMKRILQTYNGFQGLKTLVDVGGGTGATLSMIISSYPAIRGINFDLPDVVKDAPSYPGVEHVGGDMFDSVPRGDAIFMKYICHNWSDEYCSKLLKNCYQALAENGKVIIAESILEAPDSSIETKNVYDYDIAMLTRTTGGKVRSENEFAALIKDAGFRSYNRACRAYSIWVMELYK from the exons ATGAATTCAACCACCGAGATGAATCTGAAAGTAGAAGCACAAGGAGAGGAAGAAGGAGAATACATGTTTGCCATGCACATCCTAGGTGGTTCTTTTCTTCCCATGGTACTCATGTCAGCAGTACAACTAGACCTTCTGGAAACCATGGCTAGAGCAGGTCCAGGCACTTACGTCTCCCCTTCCGAGCTCGCGAAGCAGCTTCCGTCTAGCCACCAGCACACGCCGGTTATGCTTGACCGCATTCTTCGCTTCCTAGCTACTTATTCTGTGCTCAGCTGTAGAATCTGTGAGTCTGCGCATGGGCAGATCGAGCGGCTTTACGCCTTGAACCCAGTGTGCAAGTTTTTTACTAAAAGCTCCCAAGGGGCGTCACTCGTCCCGTATTTGCTCATGAATTGTGACAAAATCTTTAACGAGCCCTG GTACCATTTAAAAGATGCGGTGCTTGATGGCGGAATACCTTTTCAGAAGGCTCACGACATGACATTATATGAGTACAACGGCAAAGACCTCAGATTCAGCCAACTCTTCAACCATGCAATGTCTACTCACTCTACTCTTAACATGAAGAGAATCTTACAAACCTATAATGGTTTTCAAGGCCTGAAAACTTTGGTGGATGTCGGTGGAGGCACCGGGGCCACCCTAAGTATGATCATCTCTAGTTACCCTGCTATCAGAGGGATTAACTTTGATCTCCCCGATGTTGTCAAAGATGCTCCATCTTATCCTG GTGTGGAGCATGTCGGGGGTGACATGTTTGATAGTGTGCCGAGAGGAGATGCTATTTTCATGAAG TATATATGTCATAACTGGAGTGATGAATATTGCTCGAAGTTGTTGAAGAATTGCTATCAAGCACTTGCAGAAAACGGTAAAGTGATAATTGCAGAATCGATTTTGGAGGCACCAGACTCTAGTATTGAAACCAAGAACGTGTACGATTACGATATAGCAATGCTGACACGAACTACAGGCGGAAAAGTGAGGTCTGAGAACGAGTTTGCTGCCTTGATT